The DNA segment TAAACTATTCAGATAACAATTTTACACCATCAAAAACTTACCTAATACCATAAAATAGAACAGCAGGAAACAATTTAAAGCTTGTCCTCGTACTCGGATAGAGGCGTCATTTGCTCCTTCAAACCTTTCCTCTTACGGATATCCATAACAAGCTGTGCAGCCTGTGATCCAGACTCCAATGGATCTGAAGACATCATGTCCCAGTGATCAAATACACATTGTGGGAAAGCTTGACCGGAAGTTGCGGCTCTCAAGGTGCTGGAGAATCCAAAGGACTCAATGACAGGGAGGTAAGCCTTGATGTTGTAGAGTGGAGTCCCGGGCCTCTGCATTTCCTCAAACACGTGTCCACGCTTCTGGTTCAGAACACTGTAAATACCACCAAGAGCCTGCTCAGGAGCTTGGATTTCAACCAAGTAGACAGGCTCAAGAAGCCTGGGCTTGGCAGTCAACTGGGAAGCATAGAAGACTCTCCTGGCAGTGGGGATAATCTGACCACCACCTCTGTGGATAGCATCAGCGTGGAGGACTACATCGCAGACTTCGAAGCAGATAGCTCTCATGTTTTCTTCAGCAAGAGCACCTTCCTTTGATGCCCATTGGAAACCAGCAACCACAGAGTCCTTGATTTCATTCAAGTACTGGACTCCCTTACACATATCAACAACCATGTTGGGTCCAGTTGTCTCGGGGCCAAAACACCAGATTTTCTTGGCAAGATCCTTGTCCCAACCGTACTCTTCAGACAAGATCTTGGAACGAACTTTGGGGTCATCCCTCGGACCAATCTTGCCATCATCAATGGCCTCTGCAAGACCATCCTCCATTGGCCTAGCTTCCATGTAGAGACGGTTGTGCTTGTTGGGTGACTTGCTCATCACAGTGCGGCATGACCTCTCAAGAACAGTCTCGCGGAAAGACACAACAGGGTCAGATTTGATAATCTCAGCTCCTCCCATGAAATCTTCTTGCAAGTCCTTCAAGCAAATTTCCAAGTGAAGCTCCCCAGCACCAGCAACAATGTGCTCTCCAGATTCCTCAATAGTACAGAGAACCATAGGATCAGATTTGGCCAACCTCTTGAGACCCTCAACAAGCTTAGGAAGATCAGATGCAACCTTACACTGAACAGCAACACGCACGACAGGTGAGACAGAAAACTTCATGGCTCGAATCGGGTGGGCATCAACTTCCTTCTCATTTGTCAATGTGGCATTCTTGGTGATAAATTGATCCAAACCAACCATGGCAACTGTGTTACCACAAGGAACATCCTCCACTGTTTCTTGCCTCTTTCCCATCCAAATGACGGTCCTTTGCACACTTTTAACATACAGGTCTTTCTTCTCACCAGGAACATAATTTGGTCCCATAATTCTGACCTTCAGACCAGTTGACACTCTCCCAGAGAAAACACGACCAAAAGCAAAGAACCGACCCTTGTCAGAAGCAGGAATCATCTTAGAGACATAAAGCATAAGTGGACCCTCAGGATCACAGGCTCTAATAGCAGCAGCATATTGATCATCGAGGGGACCCTCATACAAATTCTCAACACGATACTTTTGGGCCTTAGCTGGAGATGGAAGATGAAATATCATCATTTCCAAGAGTGCAGTACTTGCTGGAAGCCATGTTTGCATGACACGTTTCATCAATGCTTTGCCCATCAAGTCCTTTTCATCAGATTTCATGGTGACTGCTAACTTCTGCAACATAGGCCAGAGCTTATCCTTCTGATCATTCATACAAGTGTTGATGATCTGCTTGATGGGCTCATAACAGAACTGTACAAACCCACGCTTGCATGTGGCAGTACCGGTGTTCTTGCTGGTCCATTTCTTTGTCGCAGGATCAAAGAAGTTTTCACCCCAGAGCCTTTCCATCATCTTTGATTCATCAACGCCGAATTTTGAGGCATACATTTTTGCGAAGTTTGTCAAGGTAAAAGCCCAACCGTGCAAACCAGCAGAGAAAGCAACCGTTCCTTTCTCTGGGTACACCTGGCAATCACCAAGCAACGGATCCTCATATGTAGCCATGATCACATTGGCATTCTCAATAACTCTTGAGAATGTTTGGTAAGCCTCCTCTCCATCAACCTGGAGCTCCAGGAAGCATCTGTCCATCTTGTTTACAGTCAGAACAGGTCTGATCCTTTCTCCAAGAGCCTGTCGTAGCACAGTTTCAGTTTGCACACAGACACCTTCAATACAATCCACCACCACTAGTGCTCCATCAGTAATACGGAGCGCAGCAGTAACCTCCGATGAGAAATCAACGTGCCCGGGTGAATCGATGAGATTTATGAGATACTCATTTCCTTGGCGTTCTCCCTTGTAATTCTTGAGGGCCTCATCACTCATTTCATAGTAGAGAGAGATACCAGTAGACTTTATTGTAATACCACGCTCAGCTTCATCTGCTCGGGTATCAGTCATACGGACATCCCCTGCCACTTCTTGGGCAATAATTCCAGCGGCAGCAACCAGAGAATCAGTGAGAGTTGATTTTCCTGCATTTAGTTTGGAAGGCCATATAAAAGTGTTGTTAATTAATTTAGGTAAACCATAGAAACTATTTAATATAACAAAACATCACAATGCAACACTGATAAACAGGAAAAACAGTAGCAACAGATGATAACAAAAGCAGTTCTTGACATTGTATGAGCATAAAACATATGCAAGTAGTATTAATACtctgaaataaataaacaagacatcctgatttattttaaaaaataatatttttggtaaaaaaaaaagctaaaagaATAAACTGTCTTAGAGATTTCCTCAAGTAGAATGATAACTTCGACCCAAAAAAATACCTCGACAAATTTCGTATGTCatgaaaacaaatttttaaataaaatcaaaacccAAGCTATCAATACATGTTACATACAAATACAAGGAGTACATCTTGGAAATCCTGAAAGTGCAGCACAGAGAAAGTAAGCATAACAAAACAAAAGCTATCAAAAGAATCCATACCGTGATCGACGTGAGCTATCACAGACATGTTACGAATGTTGTGTTTGTAGTCCATAATACGACGGAGCTCTTCAGCTGTGAACTTCACCTGCAAATACATAAAAGAAATCACAGTTACGATTTAAATAAACTCATccaaataatgaataatttgaaCGTAAAAGACCACGGTTTTCACCAACTTACCATCTTGACTAGCCTTTATTTCCCAGAGAAATTCGTTCAAAGCTAAAATACCAAAAGCACCATATCATTAGCTAATCGAAAAGAATACATAAACTTATccagaaagaaacaaaaaaaaaatcaaaagaaaacgTTTCATAAGTTATACGCTTAGAAAACAGATAAAGGAGCTATCCCAGTTTGAAACTACAGAGAGCTTTTAAGAAAGTCACATCGGAAAAGCACAAATGTAAGAACTGAATCAACAGagacaaatcaatttaaccATAAGAAACGAATCAAAACAAGCGAAACAAATGAAAACATTCGgaagagaaattaaagcaaataaaataaaaaagaatcagTGCATTGAGCTGAAAAGAAGCAAAGATCTGTAGCAAACTGAAGTGAAAAAACCATATACCGATCTGTTTgagtgaaaagaaaaaggaaaaaatggaGAAATCGTGTACGGAAGAACGAACCTGAAAGAGCGAAAGCAAAATGGGAGAAGTACAAGAGAGAGCGGCGGCCAAGGTTTAGGGTTGCGGTTATCCTTGCGCCTCTCTAAAATGAGTGTATTTAACGGGCAAGATTGCTATTCAATTTAGttctcaattttttaaaatgatcaattaaatttttgaaatttgaaaaagtgcatttttattagtttcttaTAGAAATGTTGTTTAAATGTTGATGATGTGACATTTTAACTGTGTGTTAATGTGTATCAAACttgaatttgattcaaattagtacctaaaattacttaataatatCCAAATTAGTCCATTTTCAAttataaaccctaattcctaaattattgtcttttcttctttgatctttctgctgtcttcttctcttctttgatCTCTCCactatcttcttctcttcttcgacCTCTCCACTATCTTCCAGTTCATCTTGTTTTCTCGTCTGCATGAGTGATGATGGATGGTGGGGAAAGAAGCCAAAGTAGCTCGAGTAGAAACAATTCTATAGGGAGACTTTATGGCAGCAAAAGAATGTGCAACAGGAAAGGTAAGAACGTCGTTTTCTGTAATTGCAGACTTCGGATGGTGACAAGATACTCAACGACAACAGAGAATCctgataaattattttatggttGTTCAATGTATGAGGTAAGGTTATGCCTCTAAAGAAAATGTTAAGATAGTTTCACTTTGAGTTTTGATTCACCTTTGTTTTTTACTTTGCAGTATGGAATCCATTGTAATTTTTTCTGTTGGATTAATGGAGGTGAAGAACCAGTTTGTGCAACACCcatttcacaaaaaaatttgcatgagtttaatTGGAAGATGACAAACTTAGAAAGTGATATTAAGACCTTGAAGATGATAACAATGGTTACCTTcttaaaagtagaaaatatattttagcttAATGGACGAACCTGCAAGGATACATATAATTTAAATCTgtgttgaaattaaaattaatccaACCACATTAacttacaattaaaataatttttaggtaAGTATACTCATGTTGTAGTTTAGGATGAATATGAATTGGAAGATAGTAGAGAGGACGAAGAAGAGAAGACAATAATTTAGGGATTATGGTTTTATAATTGAAAACGGACTAATTTGGATATTATTAAGCAATTTCAGGTACcaatttgaatcaaattcaaGTTTGATACACATCAGCATACAGCTGGAATGCCACATCATCAAGACGGCACATCTGCAAGGAATTAACAAAGATGCACTTTTTCGAATTTCAGggatttaattgattattttaaaaagtcaaggattaaattgaataatgatttaaaatttagagaccATTTTAAACATTTACTCAGTTTTGTTTGGTATCCGAAGATGAGAGGATTGATATACTCACATAttgtaatttttagtatttttaaaattgtgaaagGAATATAAATGAAAGAGTCTAGTTTGTATGTATTTcagatttttagttttttttttaaatagaattagACGATCCGATTTTAGAAGTGACagcatttaatttttgtattttaaaattagattatttgatttttgtattttttataaattgaagAGTCCAATTTTTTGATTAAACGGTATTACTTTTgagataaatattttaataatttataatctaAAAAAACTATTGGCAactcaatatcaaaaataaaaaatgtgtcTAAACTAGTAACATATCCATTTTTAATTTCTCTGggagaagaattttttttaattttatttattaatttaatttttttaattttagttattaatttatttttttagtttaataatttaataacatattttcagtttatacttttaaatagaGTATTAATCTAAATTAgtctccaaaaaattttaaagtgcATGTTTTTATCTTcagcaagaattaattatcaattaatctctAACGTTTTCTGATATTAgaaaaattgatctttttagATTCAACTCTAATAATCACTAATAGAACGATATAATGTGTCACGTGAAAGTGATAACTAATTCGTTAAGTTCCAAGTGGTTAATTAGAACAAATTGGTTCCCTTGCCTAGTTGATGCAAAATGCTGTGTTCAGGAGTAGAGAACAATATCATATCATGATAGGGGAGGATTTGTGATACAGAAGCTCTCTTTGTCTTTCTTCCACCAAACCAAAATTACTTCCTACCTCTTTTCTTCTCCTAGGTTTTACGAAGAAAGCTACCACTATGTCAATCGCTAGTCTTCTGACCATTTCCGCTGACATTGTTGACGCAAGGCTTTGTAGGAGACAAAGTTATTGTAGAAAAAGGCTTTGTGAGTCTATTGATTGCCACTGCCATTAGTCGAGGTTAGTATATCCCTTTTCAACCACTTTTCTTTCTGCATGTTCtggttctcttcttcttttcctatGGTTGATTTTTTTCAGCTCTTTTTTATTCCAAGCAAaccacttttatttttattcttatttatgtttttttgttcTTAGTAGGCTTAGAAGGTGGCACAactgattttaattattaaaaataattaggagCTTTATAATTACAGATTGAAAAGTTTATGACTTGGTTTTGAGGCGGGAATGGGAAGCTGCTCAGTAGTGGAGGCCAATACCAATACGAATATAAACGATGCGTCAAAAAGGGCCTTGGTGTGGGTCTGACACCGAAAAGGGCCGTGGTGGCCCGACTGGATAATGGATCTCCATGAATTATCTCGGAGTTGATTGGTTTCTCCCAAATCAGGTACTCCAGTTAAGCTCCTAGGTCCTCAAGATGCAAGCATGTGAGTTTCTTCTTCATCCTCCTAAGTTTTatattccttttttcttttctacttgTTTTTTTCACCCAATTAGCTTCCTTTCTACTCTGTTGTATTCCTCTGCCCTTGTTTGATATTTTTTCGAttggaatttgaaattttgcTAGTAGAGAAGTATGTGACTAAAGCCTGAATTAGAGGTAGGAATGACGTAAATTTCATTAGCAGTGAAGTATGCTCGCAGGGAAGAGTCAAGCAAATAAGAGGTCTTGAGAACTTAGTCGTTGGTGTTGTGtcaaaaaaaagatttttttaacttaagaatatttttctaagtttattttaaaaaagattaaaaatatttgaaaagacTATTTTGGAATTTTTAAGACTTTTTAAGGactattttaagattttttaaatttctcagAGATTGCTTTGTACTTCATCTTGAAAATTGATTTGTCCAGTTTAAACACATGACACTTAACGGTCATGGGTGTAAATTAACGTTCTACGTCAGCAATTATTGTTAATAACTATTGAATATGGACCGTaattatctaataaaaataaacattagGGACTgttctgtttattttaaaaCCTAAAAGACTAAAGTGGATTTTAAAACCTCAAAAACTAATTTGGATAAATTACTCATAAAAATTTAACTGTATCCATTctatgaaaatagaaataatataaaaatttcatgTATTATTGACGTAAAAAAAACGTAAtcacattaaaaattatatttttacttttatcatataaaaaatcatcaaaataaaaataaatttaaaaattaaaattttagtttacaNtataaaaaaatattgtaaattacttaatcaaatattttatattattaatacataaaaattagactaatatgataattattttttttttatcaaagttAAGAATGTGACTCAAACTTGAAATATAAACAAATATGAAAAGACTATACCATTTGAGGTATAATTTGTTCGCATGATATGATAATTGTTTGACTTTGCTAAATATCTATCACAAAACTAAGTCAAGCATTTTATTAAACACTTGGTGTACATAAAAATAAGAGcataataaattacaataataataaaatctaaactaccaattgcaagaaaataataacaataacccAAACAAGcataaaagaaacataaaatatcaaattgcattaaaaaaattgaaaattaacaagagtgtttataaaactaaaataggcaaaaatgagaaattaataAGAGAAACTAAGAGAATTATGATGTAACAGCCTACCACATAGagccttacgcttaagtcgtataGCAGAGGTGGCGatgtattacgacctctaaaggTAAAATATGTACATAATATAGTTGAAATAATTCATATCTAGGAGTCTTAAAGAATAAGCTAAACTTTGCGAAAATAGAAAAATCGTGTCACACTCGTACGAATAAGCGTAAAACAGAATGGACAAGATCAAAAGAAGGCTGAAAACATAATATACATATCAGAGTTCCAAAATACAGATATCAAGCTGCAAACTCGACCTACAAAGCTAAGGTCGGCagagtatataattatatatatgtttatacaACCCAAAATATAACTCAAACTATAGAATAAACATCTGTTTCTCCAAGTCAATCTCTAGGAgggacaaaatacaaaatatacataCGGAGATTCtataaaacatatatacatgGCCTAAAACAAAATATGATAGTCCAAAAGATGATTCTTCGCTTGTAAGGAAGGTCTTAAGACGCTCAACAAGGTGGCTCTCaacttgcatctgaaaaataacaaaatatatatgaaaTGAGAATTGGAGGTTCTCATCATGGTAAAGGTGTccgcatagttaatataaaagatcCCGGAAAAGGcagaggcattcctagaactcCGACTATAGCAAACCTCGtttccaaaatttaaataattagttatttgtaatttattatatttgttgataattttattttaaaaaaattattttagtaaaGGTAATTAAATAGTTTCATGATAAATAAAGTTTGagttaattagaatttttatataatctttattataattgaatattttacaaaatttcagtcattgaaaaataagaaagtatTGTGTAATTTAATTCCAGTAAATTTCTATTATAAGTAATTTACAATTTAGTTCAAGtttcttatttttagaaaataatttagtaaaaattattaactttattttaataaatactttaagtttaagATAATTAATATTCTTGTGTAATTTTACCATAActgattatttaatataatttgaaattatgattctgataatagaaaaataataaaaagttatataatttaatttgaataattaatattttgagtttaaactatattttataaatatgtgattaatatgtttattttataatttaaataaaatattaataaataatattcttaaatattttaaatgaagtATATTTGGTCTTAAAATTACTCTACCCtccaatttttatcaaaatatttattcatatttattcttattcttttataaaatctttAGTTTTTAACCCTAAATcccaaaattaactcaaaaaaccctaatttccccAATTCCTAACCCTAACAGCTGCAACCCCACCCTCCTTCAATATAAGaagcacacacacacacacacgcagAGGGTAGAAACAAGAGATAGAGATCCAAAGAGTGAGGGAGACGtgaggaagaagggaaggaGAGGGAGAAGACCACACTGGCGTTGTGCCTCACCACCGTCGCTGTCGTTGCCACGCCTGAGGGAGAGAGATCAATGGAGGGTGCAGTTGCTGAACCCAAAATTGCAGCTGCGGAGGGCTCTGTCATTGTCTTCCATGGAGCTTCGAGTAGCACTGTTGTGCCTCCGTCGCGCCTTCATCAATGTCGAAGCTGCACCGTCACGTCACCATCGCCATGCCTCCGCTGAACCCGTCACACCGCCGCTGCCGTGATGTCGTTGCTATCGCGAGGGAGAAGAGATGCGTGAGGAAGAAAGCTCGCGGCCACTGTATGTCACCGTTGCTGAAGCCTCCTTCGCCATCACAGTGGCTTGGGCTATCACCAAAGGGAGCCGCTGACCCCCCATCGTTCCCAATGCTGAGGAATTCGAGGAGAGAGAGATAGCTATCAGAGGAGAGGGAAAATGCAATTGGGGATCTACTGCTGCTGCCACCATGCATGGCCACCGGGAGCAGCGTTTACGTCGCCATAGTTCGCTGCTGGTGCTGCGGCTACTCAGTTCCTGGTTTCTTTCTTGGTACAGTAAATCTTTTGCTTTTAAAACATCTCTTTGTCGCTATTTTGTTATGGATTATTGTGTTTTGCACGATGATTTTATGTCAGGGTTGAGTTATTATCGTTAGCTGGTGCCCTTGTGGCTGTTACCACTGCGGAACATAGTCGGAGTTGACACCGTTGTTTTCGGACCGAGGGTAAAAGGTTTTCTATAACACGTTGGTTCGATTAACTATGGTAGGAGCGATTTCTTAAACTTAATTTACTACTATGAATTGTTTTAAGTCGGTattaatatgaaaatatatttttatgatttcgcAAGTTTTATGAATTGAACTGAGTTGCTTGGAATGAATGTAAGTGCTAGTTTGGATGGTTTATTGATTGATTGGAGATGCTTAGTTGGGTTTTGTATTTGGTTTAAGGTTATTATGATGATGAGTAAATTGTGACTGTTTCTAATTTTTGAGTTGAAAAGTTGGTTTGATTAAATACTacgtaaaataattttcttggTTTGGGGTTAATTGGATATTGAAAATGAATCGACATTTGAAATGATTTGGGATATTAGGAATGGACTTTGTTGATTTATTGgaaacaatttttaacattGGAATTGGTTTGACTTGTTGGTCATGAATTGAGTTTTGAAGATGATTTTCGATATTGGAATTAGTTTGAGTTATTTAAAATGGTAGAAAAGGTTGAGAAAAGTTTTggttgggacccttgaagggtggcaaAATTCCAGTTTTAGAGAAAATGCtgtctgaatttttataaaactctaAGACTTTGTTTAAAGCATTATTTACAAGCAAATCTaaattaagaatattatttgttttcaatttattaCGGAAGGATTCTGGttttcaattcgatttattaagaaaagtataatGTTTTAAATTCAATCTTTTGGAGGAGtgattttgttttaagttaTGATTTGAGTTCGGTTTgttaagaagaagaaagaaggggaaaagAGAAGACGGCACATGTGATTTATGAAATGATTAAAAGGTTACGAGAGGGCACGAAAAGTAAATAGTTAAGGTGCTGATGTGAAAATGTTAAGCTGTGAGCTTTATGAGTGAATGATTGTGCGGGGATGTCCGTGTATATGGAATGGCTTCCAGGAGAAAAGGTCAGATGCTTCTGTTGGAGAATCAGCGCCTGCAAGTACTTGCAGAGGTCATGTTTGGCATACTTCAGCTAGAGAATTAGCGCCTACAAAGGTTTGGAACCTTGTAGAGGTTATACCGCTGGAATGCCTTATCTGACTTGCGAGTCGGATTGCCTCGGGTGCGGGTCAAAACCggcaaatgagctcattacctgttTTAGGGATAGACATGTATCATGTTGCATTTGTGTGCTTTGTTTGTGTGTGCTTATGTGttttagttttcttgtttgattaaatttgtttaactGGTAACTATGATTCTTGCTGTAACTGTTCTGTATATGTGTTTGCCTTGgatttgtttgtgtttttgatTGATTCTGTTGAGATTGAGTTTCGATGGTGAATTGTTTTGATTTGGGCCAAAGGTCGAGATTTGATCAtgtttgggccggaggccatgATTGATTGGATTAGTGATAAGTTTTggttaaaaagttattttacaTGGAATTTTTGTAAGAGAAATACAAATTTTAGATTCAAATAATAAGTTGATAATCACTATGTTTTGAAAATAGTTTTAACTACAATATCTTTTTATGACAATTCTTAAAaatcctctactgagaaccctttcgaggatgatgttctcacctcCCTACAGACTCCTCTTTTCAGGAAATGGACGAAGACACTTATGAAGAGTTTTTTTGAGTTTAACTTATGCGATATGGATGTATTagtttagttattattattctttcctcgccattaatattataatttttgtaaaaggGATAGGAGTTAGTatgatttatatgtatataatatgtataagttaCTTGAGTAAGAAGTTTTGTTTACGTATatacttgtttatttttttgtaaaagtgtttttccagtttttttcaaataaaatagcaACACGGTTTCGAGTCAAAGGctcatattttgttattaagttTAGAAGTTGTCGTAATACTCGAGTTATCAAAGTGGCGCAACTGGAAGCGTGACATTTTagtagtgagggtgttacattatggtatcagatcAGTTCGTTCCTTTTAGAGCTTGGAAAtagactgactatgcttcattgcatactctgagtgtctgtcatgCTTTATGACTTGTTCTGATAACA comes from the Arachis duranensis cultivar V14167 chromosome 7, aradu.V14167.gnm2.J7QH, whole genome shotgun sequence genome and includes:
- the LOC107459328 gene encoding elongation factor 2 isoform X2 codes for the protein MVKFTAEELRRIMDYKHNIRNMSVIAHVDHGKSTLTDSLVAAAGIIAQEVAGDVRMTDTRADEAERGITIKSTGISLYYEMSDEALKNYKGERQGNEYLINLIDSPGHVDFSSEVTAALRITDGALVVVDCIEGVCVQTETVLRQALGERIRPVLTVNKMDRCFLELQVDGEEAYQTFSRVIENANVIMATYEDPLLGDCQVYPEKGTVAFSAGLHGWAFTLTNFAKMYASKFGVDESKMMERLWGENFFDPATKKWTSKNTGTATCKRGFVQFCYEPIKQIINTCMNDQKDKLWPMLQKLAVTMKSDEKDLMGKALMKRVMQTWLPASTALLEMMIFHLPSPAKAQKYRVENLYEGPLDDQYAAAIRACDPEGPLMLYVSKMIPASDKGRFFAFGRVFSGRVSTGLKVRIMGPNYVPGEKKDLYVKSVQRTVIWMGKRQETVEDVPCGNTVAMVGLDQFITKNATLTNEKEVDAHPIRAMKFSVSPVVRVAVQCKVASDLPKLVEGLKRLAKSDPMVLCTIEESGEHIVAGAGELHLEICLKDLQEDFMGGAEIIKSDPVVSFRETVLERSCRTVMSKSPNKHNRLYMEARPMEDGLAEAIDDGKIGPRDDPKVRSKILSEEYGWDKDLAKKIWCFGPETTGPNMVVDMCKGVQYLNEIKDSVVAGFQWASKEGALAEENMRAICFEVCDVVLHADAIHRGGGQIIPTARRVFYASQLTAKPRLLEPVYLVEIQAPEQALGGIYSVLNQKRGHVFEEMQRPGTPLYNIKAYLPVIESFGFSSTLRAATSGQAFPQCVFDHWDMMSSDPLESGSQAAQLVMDIRKRKGLKEQMTPLSEYEDKL
- the LOC107459328 gene encoding elongation factor 2 isoform X1, translated to MYLQVKFTAEELRRIMDYKHNIRNMSVIAHVDHGKSTLTDSLVAAAGIIAQEVAGDVRMTDTRADEAERGITIKSTGISLYYEMSDEALKNYKGERQGNEYLINLIDSPGHVDFSSEVTAALRITDGALVVVDCIEGVCVQTETVLRQALGERIRPVLTVNKMDRCFLELQVDGEEAYQTFSRVIENANVIMATYEDPLLGDCQVYPEKGTVAFSAGLHGWAFTLTNFAKMYASKFGVDESKMMERLWGENFFDPATKKWTSKNTGTATCKRGFVQFCYEPIKQIINTCMNDQKDKLWPMLQKLAVTMKSDEKDLMGKALMKRVMQTWLPASTALLEMMIFHLPSPAKAQKYRVENLYEGPLDDQYAAAIRACDPEGPLMLYVSKMIPASDKGRFFAFGRVFSGRVSTGLKVRIMGPNYVPGEKKDLYVKSVQRTVIWMGKRQETVEDVPCGNTVAMVGLDQFITKNATLTNEKEVDAHPIRAMKFSVSPVVRVAVQCKVASDLPKLVEGLKRLAKSDPMVLCTIEESGEHIVAGAGELHLEICLKDLQEDFMGGAEIIKSDPVVSFRETVLERSCRTVMSKSPNKHNRLYMEARPMEDGLAEAIDDGKIGPRDDPKVRSKILSEEYGWDKDLAKKIWCFGPETTGPNMVVDMCKGVQYLNEIKDSVVAGFQWASKEGALAEENMRAICFEVCDVVLHADAIHRGGGQIIPTARRVFYASQLTAKPRLLEPVYLVEIQAPEQALGGIYSVLNQKRGHVFEEMQRPGTPLYNIKAYLPVIESFGFSSTLRAATSGQAFPQCVFDHWDMMSSDPLESGSQAAQLVMDIRKRKGLKEQMTPLSEYEDKL